The genome window TTCTTTGGAGGAAGGTAATGTTACAACCACGGAGAACTAAATATAGAAAAATGCATCGCGGCAGAAGGAAAGGCAATGCACAGGCAGGTAACCAAATAACATTTGGTGAATTTGGAATGAAAGCCATTGGAAGAGCGTTTATAACTGCAAGACAGATCGAAGCTGCAAGAAGAACTATAACTCGAAGGTTTAGAAGAGGTGGTCAGGTTTGGATACGTATCTTTCCAGATAAGCCAATTACAAGTAAACCTTTAGAAACCCGACAAGGGGGAGGAAAAGGTGCTGTTGATCAGTGGGTGGCTGTAGTTAGGCCTGGAAGGGTTTTATTTGAGGTTGCTGGGGTATCAGAGGATGTTGCGAGAGATGCTTTGTGGCTGGCTTCTCAAAAACTTCCCATAAAGGTAAAAACTGTGGGTAAAGAGGATTTATATACTGCTTAATTAATAATGTAGTAGGGATAAATAATGGACGTTCAAGATATTAGAAAAATGAATAGAGAAGATTTAGCAAAAGAGATGGAAGACAGTCATAAAGAATTAATGGCGCTTCGATTTGGTGCTGCTACGCGGCAATTAAACGATACTTCTCAAATAAGTAAAGTTAGAAAGAAAATAGCTAGGTTAAACACGGTAATTCGTGAAAGAGAAATACTCGGGCAGGAATAATAATGGAAAAGATTAAAAAAATTAGAATAGGTACAGTTGTAAGTGACAAAATGCATAAAAGCATACTTGTTGAAGTTGAACGAATGCAAAAGCATAGAATATATGGCAAAAGAATTCGTCGAGTATCTAAATACAATGTACATGACGAAAATAATGAATGTGTTGTGGGAGACAATGTATCAATTATTGAAACTCGACCAATATCTAAAACCAAAAGATGGAGAGTTTTGAATATTAATAAAAAGAGTGAAATGAATCAGCAAGATCTTTCACCATTGGCAGAGGAAAATGCCACAGATAGTCAAACAGAAGATGCATAGAGGGAAAAAGTGATACAGACATACTCAAAATTAAAAGTGGCAGATAATTCCGGAGCAAAATCGATTCAATGTATTAATGTTCCTGGAGGTACCGGAAGAAGATATGCATATGTAGGTGATATCGTTGTTGCTTCAGTGAAAGAGGCAGAGCCCAGAGCTGCTGTAAAAAAGGGCGATGTGGTTAAAGCTGTTATAGTCCGAACATCATTTCCTATAAGAAGAAAAGATGGTTCATATATCAAGTTTGATGAAAATGCAGCAGTCATATTAACAGAGAGCCAACAACCAAGAGGCACGAGAATTTTTGGACCAGTAGCGAGGGAATTGAGAGAAAAAAATTTCACTCGAATTGTGTCCTTAGCTCCGGAGGTTTTATAAATGAAAATCAAAAAAGATGACCAAGTTAAAATATTATCCGGTAAGGATGCGGGAAAAACAGGTAAAGTTCAACAAGTTTTTCCCAAACACTCGAAAATTATTGTTGAAGGAACAAATATGGTTTCAAGACATATGAAGGCTAACTCTGATATGAGACAGTCAGGGATTATAACTAAAGAAGCTTCTTTAGATATATCTAAAGTTCAATTAATGTGCCCCAAATGTAATAAAGGGGTAAAAATAAAATATACCTTACTTGAGGATGGCAAAAAAGTAAGAGTTTGTAATTTATGTAGTGAAATGGTAGATCAGTAATCATGACAAGTAAACAAGTAGCAACACCAACTTTATTAAATAAATATCGTCAAGATATTATGCCTGTAATGATTGAAGAATTTGGGTATAAATCACCGATGCAAGTTCCAAAATTAGAAAAAGTTGTATTTAACGTTGGGGTTGGAGAATCACTAACAAATTCAAATGCTATCGAATCAGTTGTTAGAATGATTTCAACCATTTCTGGACAAAAACCTGTAATTACAAAAGCAAGAAATTCATTGGCAGGGTTCAAAATTCGTGAAGGTATGAGTATAGGCGTTATGGCAACTTTACGATCTAAACGAATGTATGAATTTGTGGATAGATTGATAAATGTTGCCTTACCTAGGATTAGGGATTTTAGAGGTATACCGACAAAATCATTTGATGGAAGAGGAAACTATTCTTTGGGAATAAATGAGCAAGTAATATTTCCTGAAATAGATTATGCCCAAATAGATAAATTAAGATCTTTTCAGGTTACTGTTGTAACCTCAGCAAATTCAGATAAAGAGGCATTAAGATTATTACAGTTGATGGGATTTCCTTTTATACAAAATCAAAATCGTCAAAATTAACGAGGTAGAAAATGGCAAGAAAAGCTTGTGTAGAAAGAGATAAAAAAAGAGATAGAATGATCGAAAAATATAGTGATCAGTGGGAAACAAATCGCTCTATAGCATTAGATAGTAATTTAAGTTGGGATGAAAGACAACAAGCACGTTTAAACATGGCAAAACTCCCTAAAAATTCCCATTCAACAAGAAAAAAGAATCGATGTTTCGTAACTGGCAGATCACGTGGTTACATTCGTCATTTTGGACTTTCAAGAATAACATTTAGAGAATTAGCCCTTCGAGGTGAACTTCCAGGTATAAGAAAAGCAAGTTGGTAGGTGCTAAGTGAGTATGACAGATCCTATAGCTGATATGTTAACAGTAATACGAAACGGTATTCTAGTACGACGTGAGAAAGTTGATACTCCTCACTCAAAACTAAAAGTTTCGATACTTGAAATATTAAGACAAAGTAATTTTATCGATAATTATGAAATTACTGCGGATGGAAATAAGAAAAGATTACAAATTGGTTTGTTATACGATAGTGATAAACCAGCTATTGAAGGACTGAGAAGAGTTAGCAAGCCAGGTTTAAGAGTTTATATGAATAACAAAGAACTTTCTAAGTTTTTCGGCTCAAGAGGAATTTCAGTCATTTCCACCCCTGATGGGGTTATGACAAGCCAACAGGCCTGGAAAAAAGGAATTGGAGGAGAATTGCTTTGCCATGTATGGTAAACAATTTAACTAAGGAGAAAAAATGTCAAGGATAGGAAACAAACCAATACAAATACCGTCTGGTGTAACAATTGAGATAGCTGAGAGCATGGTGACAGTAAAGGGACCAAAAGGCGAGCTTTCACAATATGTTAACGATGGGATTATACTCAAA of SAR202 cluster bacterium contains these proteins:
- the rpsQ gene encoding 30S ribosomal protein S17 yields the protein MEKIKKIRIGTVVSDKMHKSILVEVERMQKHRIYGKRIRRVSKYNVHDENNECVVGDNVSIIETRPISKTKRWRVLNINKKSEMNQQDLSPLAEENATDSQTEDA
- the rplE gene encoding 50S ribosomal protein L5, translated to MTSKQVATPTLLNKYRQDIMPVMIEEFGYKSPMQVPKLEKVVFNVGVGESLTNSNAIESVVRMISTISGQKPVITKARNSLAGFKIREGMSIGVMATLRSKRMYEFVDRLINVALPRIRDFRGIPTKSFDGRGNYSLGINEQVIFPEIDYAQIDKLRSFQVTVVTSANSDKEALRLLQLMGFPFIQNQNRQN
- the rplN gene encoding 50S ribosomal protein L14, with the protein product MIQTYSKLKVADNSGAKSIQCINVPGGTGRRYAYVGDIVVASVKEAEPRAAVKKGDVVKAVIVRTSFPIRRKDGSYIKFDENAAVILTESQQPRGTRIFGPVARELREKNFTRIVSLAPEVL
- the rplP gene encoding 50S ribosomal protein L16, coding for MLQPRRTKYRKMHRGRRKGNAQAGNQITFGEFGMKAIGRAFITARQIEAARRTITRRFRRGGQVWIRIFPDKPITSKPLETRQGGGKGAVDQWVAVVRPGRVLFEVAGVSEDVARDALWLASQKLPIKVKTVGKEDLYTA
- the rpsN gene encoding 30S ribosomal protein S14 encodes the protein MARKACVERDKKRDRMIEKYSDQWETNRSIALDSNLSWDERQQARLNMAKLPKNSHSTRKKNRCFVTGRSRGYIRHFGLSRITFRELALRGELPGIRKASW
- a CDS encoding 50S ribosomal protein L24, with the translated sequence MKIKKDDQVKILSGKDAGKTGKVQQVFPKHSKIIVEGTNMVSRHMKANSDMRQSGIITKEASLDISKVQLMCPKCNKGVKIKYTLLEDGKKVRVCNLCSEMVDQ
- a CDS encoding 50S ribosomal protein L29, giving the protein MDVQDIRKMNREDLAKEMEDSHKELMALRFGAATRQLNDTSQISKVRKKIARLNTVIREREILGQE
- the rpsH gene encoding 30S ribosomal protein S8, whose protein sequence is MSMTDPIADMLTVIRNGILVRREKVDTPHSKLKVSILEILRQSNFIDNYEITADGNKKRLQIGLLYDSDKPAIEGLRRVSKPGLRVYMNNKELSKFFGSRGISVISTPDGVMTSQQAWKKGIGGELLCHVW